The DNA window ATGGGCCAGTACAATGTTTGCTTATTTAAGATGTTCTATAAACAGGTATAGGCCCATTTGCAGTTATTGGTTCAGAACTCAGGGGGTTTGGAAAGTTTGAGGATAGATAAAGTATCTTAAGTAACAGCCCTCGCACCTCGTATCTTTAGATACTCAGCAGCCACTTGTTTCTTGCAGGCCCAGTGATAGATACTCTAAAGATGGCCAAGATAAACCTACTGCGACACCTCTTCCTGGCCCTAATGCTGTACAGTGCGGCCACGGCCAAGGAGCACCTGCGAATCCGACGACAGGCCGCGGAATCGGTGACTGCCGCTGCTCCGAATGCCAGTAAGGTGATTGAAGACAAGACGGAGTGGCCCGGCGCCAAGGAAGCCGCCACCGAAATCAATAGGACTGAGAGGCCCGCGGAAAACGTGGAGACCCGCAACTCGGGCTTCGACTTGCCGGCCGCCTCGGATTCGTCCAGCTCGCTGGGCTCCGAGGAGGATAGCATCTACTACGACAATGCTCCCGTGGACTGCAATCCCGAGCTGGTGGGCTTTGAAATTGTGACAGGGTAAGTGTAGACGGGTGCTTGCTACCCTACCGTAATGGCTGCTCAACTGACAAGTCCTTCGCCAGATACGTCTTCTCGGCGCCCGAGAAGCTGATGGACTCGCAGCCGGGCACGCTAATGCTCACTGATTGCTTGGACACCTGTAGGAAGAACAAAACCTGCCAGTCAGTGAACTACGAGACCGGGCTTTGCGTGCTCTTCTCGGCACATGCTGATCAATTACCGGGTAAGCTACTTACGCCGCTAAACAAACCAGCTCGCGACTTAATCACAATCATTACGAAGGTGCCCTGACAAAGTCGCAGTTCCCCGTATTCACTATCTATGCCCAAAAATCATGCCTGTCCGTGAAGCCCTGCTCCCGAGCCTGGTACGTCGATCGTGTTCAGAACTACAAGCTCAAGGCGGAAGTTAAGCGTACCGTGTCGGTGGCGTCAAGACGCGAGTGCTTTGAACTCTGCCTCGGCGAGAACGACTTCACATGCAGGTAGGTGTAGCTCCCAGCAGTACAGTCCGAACACCCGAACTCCACCCTCAACAAAGTCAAGTGAAGCAGAAAACTCCAACCCCCAACCCGAACCGATTATTCCATATTCAACTATGTATGTCCCCTGCAGATCTGCCAACTACGATCGCACCTCGGGAGCTTGCGAGCTGAGCGAGATGGATCGCCTGACTCTGGCCGGCTCCCAGGCCTTCCAGGTGAACGAAGGGTCGGATTACCTTGAAAATCACTGTGTCGATGAACCCAACAAGCTCTGCGAATTCAAACGTCTACCTGGTCGCATACTGAAGACGGTGGACTCGGTTTACCAAGAAGTCAGCAGCATTGACGAGTGCCGGGAACTGTGCCTCAACTCGCCATATAGGTCAGTAACAGGTCCAATTATAAGCAGCTCTCCCTGATCCCGGGGGATTTCAGGGGAGTAGCCCCTTTGGGTCTGCCAATTAGACTATTTGATTGAAGGCGATATCATATCACACCATCCTTGCCATTTCCATCCAACTCAGGTGCCACTCGTACGACTACAACGACACGGGTGACATGGTGTGCAGATTATCCCATCACAGTCGTGCCACCTTGACGGATGTGCAGGAGCCCTTCCTGGAGGTGCCCGAGGCGTCGACCTATGAACTGACTTCCTGCTACAATGTGACCATCGAGTGCGGCGGCGGGGACATGCTGGCACGCATCCGCACCTCCAAGCTCTTCAACGGCAAGGTGTACGCCAAGGGATCGCCCAAGTCCTGCTCGGTGGACGTGAAGAGCGCGCTGGACTTCGAGCTGCGCATGAACTACCACGATCTGGAGTGCAATGTGCGCCAGAGCACCGCCGGGCGCTATGTGAACGATATAATTATCCAGCACCACGACATGATTGTGACATCCTCTGATCTGGGCCTGGCCTTGGCCTGTCAGTACGACCTGACCAACAAGTCGGTGAGCAATGGCGTCGACCTGGATGTGCGCGGCGACATCATGCCGGCCCTGTCCGAGGAGGTAATTGTGGAGTCGCCCAACGTCATCATGCGGATTACCTCGCGCGACGGCTCGGACATGATGCGCTCGGCCGAGGTGGGCGACCCGCTGGCCCTCAAGTTCGAGATCGTCGACGAGCAGAGCCCCTACGAGATCTTCATTCGGGAGCTGGTGGCCATGGATGGCGTGGATAACTCGGAAATTACCTTAATCGATTCGAATGGCTGCCCGACCGACCACTTCATAATGGGTCCCATTTACAAGGGATCGGTTTCCGGCAAGATGCTGCTCTCCAACTTCGATGCCTTCAAGTTCCCCTCCAGCGAGGTGGTCCAGTTCCGCGCCTTGGTCACGCCCTGCATGCCCAGCTGCGAGCCCGTCCAGTGCGAGCAGGAGGACACCAGCGGCGAGTTCAGGTCCTTGTTGTCCTACGGTCGGAAACGCAGATCGCTCAACACCACAGGTGAGATCACAGATCATCTGAGAGTCTCATCCATCTTCTCTTGCTATAACTTTCCACAACCTGTTCGCACACAGATGATCATCCGAGGCCACGTCGCGACATCGACACTTCAAAGAAGTCCGCCCCCAGCGACATGCTGCTGGTTCAGTCCATTCAGATTACGGATAAGTTCGGATTCAAGCAAGATAAGCAGGAAAGCGGAGACTTTTACGACAGCAACGAGACCACATTCACTGCCAACGAGGAGGGTCACGGATTCTGCGTTAACGCCATTGGTAAGCTTTAAGCACTTGCTGGCTGGTCATAAACCGCGTCTTAAAGAACCACTTTGCCAGCTGGCAGATGACCGGATTAGTGGCCTAATATACTAATAACCACTAtgctctctcactctctcctCGTCACTAGGTCTTATCACGGCTGCCACCATTTTCCTGCTGACCCAGCTGGCCGTGATCGCGATCTGGACGTACTGCTACCAGCGCCGCCAGAAGCTGCAGCCGTACCAGCACTCCTACTAAGCAACTTCATATGCCCATTAATCTACATAGACGTCTAAGCTTCACAAGGTGCAATCAACATTTACGAATATTCACGAATATCCATCCGAATATTCACGAATATCCGAATATCCGAATACCCGTCGTCCTGATACAACATCCGCTATATTTGCCTTATCTAGTCAGTGCACGATTTTAgagaaaatgaaatgaaaacgaGATTCAAATCTGCGTGTCTTGCTCGGTGGAATTCAGATTGCTTGCATGGCAGCCACGGCGTTTTGGGTTTGAGTACTCCCCCAACGGATCACGTTCCCTACTTGCAAAGGAAGTTCGACAGCCCGTGGGTTCCTTGAACTCCTTTTGCGACTTCGGAAGTCGACTGGTTGACATTTGTAAAAACTAATGCATATTACATTACCCTTCGAACAAACCACCATAactcccccctccccctcttTCCTGTATCGAATGCGACTAGCCTAGTTAAGCACTATAATTTATTGCATATCAGTGACAGCAGCTTGCTGTTTGCATTTCCCCTCTAATTGTACGGAACGAACtcatcttattattattaataaacttAAGATTTTTAATGAACTGCCCACGCTGTGTGCTTATTTCGGGGTGAggtgcgcttcgtcactaGTGAAATGAACCAAATGAACAAACTGCTTATGCAGTAAACATATCTGAAATTTGGCTTTCATATATGGAAATCGACTTTCTATCGGTGGAACAAAAGGGGAAACATTATCATTTTGATTGTCTGCATCTGGAGCAGCATATGAATGGATGGAATGGGAATGGATGAGCTGGTCTGATCTCGGAGTCTAGCAGCCATTTACCCACGCATAACGAATTGTGCGAATCGCAGGCAGTGGAATGCAGACACCTGcgaattattatttatacctCGATGGCACTGAGAATGCATCCAACTGTAAACGCGAGTCGAGGGCTTCCAGGAACATGCTCACTTAGAGTCGCCCAAAATGCACGAGTCCCGATCCTCGGCGCAGAGGCCAGTCAGGGAAGCCAGCGATTCACTTTTCGATGTGGGCAGAAGGTCCAAATGTCGTGCTTGTTTTCTCAACTTTTCCCAGCAACTCGACGCGTCCCGTCTTCATTATGGAGTTGTGTGGAGTGTGGAGTGCGGAGTATGGAGTATGGAGTATGCATGATGTACACCTGTACGAAGATCCATACAGCAGCTGTACAAGTATCGTTAGGCTGAGCGCTTGTGTGAATCATGCAAATAAATGCACCCTCAGCAGAACAGGAAACAGGCTTCGTGCAGATTTGTATCTTTATCTGCTGGAGGAGCGCTCTCGCATACGGGAAAGTGACTCCTGTCCAAGTCCGAACGTCTGCCCGTCACTCTAGTCGGCTGGGCTGGATGGGCTGGCTCCTCCAGGCGACTGGATGCCTCTCCTCACAATTAATTTACTTGGCAATGCGCCTTCAACGACACTACCTCGAGTGGTGGCAGTACTTGGGAGCGCCACGAGATTCCAGATCGCTGGCGGTACTTAACGCCAAGCTGTAGTTGTTTTTCAGGCATAATCTGGAAAGATTCTTAATTAAGGCATGCATGCAAGGCGATAAAAATGAATGTACGTTAGATTTGTAATGATGGTGCCGTGGCCATTTTCCTCGCTCAATTAGAGATTCCCCAGTGTCGATTGTGCTCCGTCAGCACACGAAATAATTGGATGTGTTTTCTGCTGGCACACCAATGGCACACCACAGTGGAGATCAGCACAGCTCCAAAACAGCAGCATTCGTGCCGAGAATTGATCACATATATAGTTATgcagaaattaaaatgcatcaCGTTCGAAGGATGCATAAGACTTTTTCTGGCTGAGCATTATTGTCTGAAATCGGCGCGGTCTCCGGTCTCCTCTGCAGCTTTATGGCCAAAAGACAGGTGGTGCAGCAGGAAGAGCACATACGACGAGTACTGTCGCTTGAGGCAACTGGTTTCCGTGCAGCCAAGAGCTGCTATGAAGGCCACTCAGCGGAATTATTGGGTTGCCCCAATTTAATTTCTATTCAGAGGCGAGTCATTTGCTTAGATTGCTCGTATATGCAACCCAATATGcatgtgtgtttatttttacaaTAGGAAAACATGTACTTAGACTAACACTATATGAATTGATACAATTTGCATACTATATCCGATTCacgtataaataaaataatcaagTAAGGTTGTTAAAACGTCGACCGAATTTACTATGTACAGCAGATTGCAGCACTGCTCTGACTTCTTAAGCGTTTCAGTTTCGGAATTGGATTGCATCCGACTGACTCGAGTGACGTGTATGGCAACATTAGGACTATGACTCCGAGTAGATGGTGCAGCGCTTGTTCTTTCCCACGGAGGCCAGCAGGTTGTTGTTGGGACTCCAACTGACCGCGTTTACGGCGGTGCTGTTAAATGGGAGCAGAGATCGTAGCATTCAAGGATTAATCGCAATTAAGCCAACAAGGATGGGCCGAGCACTCGGCCATAATGAAGTAAGCACTTCACCTGGATGCTATGGCCAGGCCAACCAAGCCAACAAGGCCCGCCAGGCATCACTAAACTTTTACTACCCACCTGTGTCCCTTGAGTGTGGCTTCCAGGAACCCATTCACATTCCAAATGTATATAGCGCCATCCGCCGATCCACAAGCGATCTTCAGGCCGCTCGAGTTGAAAGAAGCTCGAGCAAAATCACAGCTGATCTTAAAGTGTTCGTTTCTATGGGTGATTGCAATGGTgaaaaaatgtgtataaaGTTATATAAAGGCAATatgactggctggctggcgcACACTTACGTAAACGTGGATATAACTTGGTTCTTGCGTAAATCTAACAGTTTAATAGTATCGTCTCTTACAGAGCATATGAGGTAATTGCAATCTGTGGAATTAACATGTTGTAGTAGGGATTAGGATGGCATGCCAGATCAGCTAGCACTCAGCACTCGCCTTTTGACAAATCCAGGG is part of the Drosophila sechellia strain sech25 chromosome 3R, ASM438219v1, whole genome shotgun sequence genome and encodes:
- the LOC6612753 gene encoding uncharacterized protein LOC6612753; this encodes MAKINLLRHLFLALMLYSAATAKEHLRIRRQAAESVTAAAPNASKVIEDKTEWPGAKEAATEINRTERPAENVETRNSGFDLPAASDSSSSLGSEEDSIYYDNAPVDCNPELVGFEIVTGYVFSAPEKLMDSQPGTLMLTDCLDTCRKNKTCQSVNYETGLCVLFSAHADQLPGALTKSQFPVFTIYAQKSCLSVKPCSRAWYVDRVQNYKLKAEVKRTVSVASRRECFELCLGENDFTCRSANYDRTSGACELSEMDRLTLAGSQAFQVNEGSDYLENHCVDEPNKLCEFKRLPGRILKTVDSVYQEVSSIDECRELCLNSPYRCHSYDYNDTGDMVCRLSHHSRATLTDVQEPFLEVPEASTYELTSCYNVTIECGGGDMLARIRTSKLFNGKVYAKGSPKSCSVDVKSALDFELRMNYHDLECNVRQSTAGRYVNDIIIQHHDMIVTSSDLGLALACQYDLTNKSVSNGVDLDVRGDIMPALSEEVIVESPNVIMRITSRDGSDMMRSAEVGDPLALKFEIVDEQSPYEIFIRELVAMDGVDNSEITLIDSNGCPTDHFIMGPIYKGSVSGKMLLSNFDAFKFPSSEVVQFRALVTPCMPSCEPVQCEQEDTSGEFRSLLSYGRKRRSLNTTDDHPRPRRDIDTSKKSAPSDMLLVQSIQITDKFGFKQDKQESGDFYDSNETTFTANEEGHGFCVNAIGLITAATIFLLTQLAVIAIWTYCYQRRQKLQPYQHSY